GAAAAAACTGCTCCAGCTGCTGGTCGTTGTACAGGTAAACGCCGTTTTTTCTACCCTTGCCGCTGACCTTGTAGAGCGGCGGCTGGGCGATGTACACGTACCCGGCGTCAATCAGCGGCTTCATGTACCGGTAGAAAAAGGTCAAGAGCAGGGTGCGGATGTGCGAACCGTCCACGTCGGCGTCGGTCATGATCACAATCCGGTGGTAGCGGGCTTTGGCCAGGTCGAAGTCCTCGCCGAACCCGGTGCCGATCGCCGTAATCAGCGCCCTGATTTCTTCATTGCCCAAAAGCTTGTCCCGCCTGGCTTTTTCGGCGTTTAAAATCTTGCCCCGCAACGGCAAAATGGCCTGAAACTCCCGGTCCCGGCCTTGCTTCGCCGAGCCGCCGGCCGAATCCCCCTCCACCAGGTACAACTCGGAATGCTGGGGATCGCGCCGGGAGCAGTCGGCCAGCTTGCCGGGAAGGGTCGAACTCTCCAGCAGGCTCTTGCGCTTGGTCAACTCCCGCGCCCGCCGGGCCGCCTCCCGGGCCCTGGAAGCGACCACCGCCCGCTGCACGATCTGCCTGGCCTCGGACGGGTGCTCCTCCAGGTAGGCGGCCAGCCGCTGGGACACCACCCAGTCCACCACGCCCCGCACCTCGCTGTTGCCGAGCTTGGTTTTGGTCTGGCCCTCGAACTGCGGTTCGGGCACCTTGACGTTGAGCACGGCCGTCAAACCCTCGCGGATGTCCTCGCCACTCAGGGAATCGTTTTTCACCAGATTGTATTTGCGGGCATAATCGTTGATGGTGCGGGTGAGCGCCGACTTGAACCCCGCTTCGTGGGCGCCGCCGTCGATGGTGTGAATGGTGTTGGCGTAGGAAAAGATCAGTTCCCGGTCGGAGTTGACCACGTATTGAACGGCAGCTTCCACCAAAACGCCGTTCTTGTGGTCCTCGACGTACACCGGGTCCGCCGGGAGGACATCCTTGTGCACATTCAAGTGGCGCACGAAATCCCGGATACCCCCGGCGTACTGGTAGACCTTCTCGCGGACGGACCCACCGGCGTGGATGCCCCGCTCGTCACGGAGCACCAGGGTCACGCCGGCGTTCAGGAAGGAAAGCTCGCGGAGCCTCTTGGCCACCACGTCGTACTGAAATTCCACTTCCTCGAAAATATCCGGGTCGGGGGCAAAGGTCACCCGGGTGCCGGTATCAATCGCCTCGTCCAAAAGCTCCATTTCCCCGGCCGGCAGACCGCGCTCGAAATACTGGCGGTAGCGGTACCCGTCCCGCTTCACTTCCACCTCCATCCTGCTGGAGAGGGCGTTGACCACCGAAACGCCGACGCCGTGCAGGCCGCCGGAGATCTTGTACTGGGTGCCGCCGAATTTGCCGCCGGCATGCAGCCTGGTCAGGACCACCTCCAGGGCCGGGCGGCCCACCTGCGGGTGGATGTCCACCGGGATGCCCCGCCCGTTGTCCGTGACGGTCACCGAATTGTCAGCGTGGATGACCACCTCGATGTAGTCGCAAAAGCCGGCCAACGCCTCGTCGACGCTGTTGTCGACCACTTCGAAAATCAGGTGGTGCAAACCCTTTGGACCGGCGGACCCGATATACATGCTCGGACGCTTGCGTACCGCCTCCAGGCCTTCCAAAACCTGAATATCTTCGGCCCGGTACTCCGAACCGTTTTTCTCCAAACCATTCACTCCTTGATTTCACTATCCCCGTTCTTTTGTTTGACTTTACCACAAAATGGAGCGGGGATAAATAAGCTGCTTAAAAGTCAATGAGTCCCGGATGTGCCAATCCCGTTCTCTTTTTCAACGTGCCGCAGGAGATGGGTGACAGGTAAACAGTGTCCGTGGTGATGACGTACGTCCGGACTTTTTCCGGCTCGCCGATAGTCTCCACCAGACCCTGGCTGCGGGCCATCTTCAGGAAATCCCGGGTTGGGTCCACCAAGCCCGTGTACACGTCCAGGATGGCGATGATGTCTTGTTTGGGAATCATCACGTCGGCTCCCAGGTGCAAAAACATTTTTTTTCAACTCTCCTCCTGAATGTTTCCAGAATGGACGCAAAACACACGACCCGCGCCCAAAACAGCTTCCCCGGCGGTAATAAACGCCTGGATGTCGTCTTGGAGCGTTTCCAACACTTTATCACGGCGCTCCCGGTCAAATTCCGACAATACGTCGTCAAGCAGGACCACGGGAGCCTCACCGGTGTGGCGCCGCCACAGGAAGACCTGGGCCAGCTTCAACGCCAGGACCACCGACCGCTGCTGACCCTGGGAGGCAAAAACCCGGCTTTCCCGCCCGTTCACCAGGAAGGTGAGGTCGTCCAAATGCGGCCCGGCTTTGGTCTGCCCGGCCCGCACCTCTTCCCGGCGGACGGCGGCCAGTGTCTGCCGGAGGTCGTCGCTTCCCGGTTTTCGAGCCCCGTTTGAAAGTTCGACCGAACTGCGGTACCGGATGGACAGTTCTTCACCGGCCCAGGCCCCAAAAAGCCGGCAAGCCGCCGGGGCAAACTCCCTTAGTATCTCCAGGCGCCCGGACAGTAACACCGTGCCGTACTCACAAACCTGGTCGGTCCACAGCTCCAAAGTATCAAAGGACTTGCTCCCACCACCCATCCGCAGCAGGTGATTACGCTGTTCAACCGCCCGCCTGTACAGCCGCAGCGTGCTAAAATAACCGGGCACGAAAACGCCCAGTTCGAAATCCAAGAACCGGCGCCGCTCACGCGGCCCACATTTCACCAAGTCAAGATCGGCGGGCGTAAAGAGGACCGTCCCCAATCGTCCTGCCCGTTCCGCTTTTCCAACCGGCTCTCCGGCCCAGACGGCTCTTTTGCCGGTCGAATCAAATTCCGTCCGCACTGTGGTACGACCGTTCCTATCCTCCAGGAGAGCCTCCACAAATGAGGTTTTTTGGTCCCAGGTCACCAGTTCCCGTTCGCGCTGGGAACGGAAGGAATACCCACGCAAAGCAAAGAAAACGGCCTCAATAAAGTTGGTCTTTCCTTGGGCGTTTCTTCCGCGCAAAACGTTGAGGCCTGCCGACGGCTGAACGTCCAGGTGCCGTAAATTCCTGAAGTTCCCGGCTTTGATCCTCAGCAAGCGCAAAGATTCCCGCCCTCCTAGAACAGGCGGACCGGAAGCACCAAGGCCAGGTAGGTATCACGGTCTCCAAGGGGGCGGATGATCACCGGACCGGCGGGACCGTGAAACTCCAAAACCAGCTGCGCACTTTCACACCAGCGGAGTGCTTCCTCGAGATACTTGGCATTGAAACTGATCTCCAACTCCTGGCCGGTCAGATCCACCGGCATCTCCTCGTGAATGGAGCCGGCCTCCGATTGGGCGGTTATTTTCAGCACACCCGATCCCAACTGCAGGTTTATGACCGGTGAGCCGTCTTGGGCCAGGGTTGCTGCTCTTTCTACCATCTGCAGCAAAATAGACGCCTCAATCCCGGAAACTTTGGTGTGGTGAGCTCTTGGCATTATTTGCCGGTAATCGGGATAAGTACCCACAATCAGCCGGGAGAGAATTCGAATCGGGCCGACCGAAAACATTACGTAGCTTTCGGTGATCGAGAGTTCAAACAACTCCTCTTCGGCCTGAGACAGCACCCGAACCAGTTCCCCCAAAGCCCGTCCCGACACAATCACTTGCATTTTCCGGTTTTCGGGTTCACCCTCATAGTCCACACGGTGCATAGCCAGCCGGTGAGTATCGGTGGCCACGGTTCTGATCTCGCCCTCGTCTACTTCCAATAAAACGCCCGTGAAAATGGGGCGTAGGTCATCAGTCCCAACCGCGTAGATCACGCGGCGAAAGAGGTTGTGAAAAAGCTTGGAAGGGGCGGTGATCGAAAGACGCTCCCCGCCTCCGGCGGCACCAGCGCGTGAACGGTCGGCCAGCCGCGGGAACTCGGCGGCGTGAAAGCCGTTGAGCCGCGCATAATTGTTTGCGTAGCTTAGTTCCACGGAGTTCCTCTCGCTGTCGGCCGTGACTACAACTGGAACGTCGGGCAAGCGGCGCACTATTTCCGCCAATTGCCGCGCACCAATCACATAAGCTCCGGGATCGGTCACCTGAGCCGGAATGGTCCGCCAAATCGTAAGATCCAAATTGCTGCCGGTCAGTGACACCTGGTCTTGGCCGCTCATCCCCCCGGTCGCCGCCTCAAAGAGAATCCCCGAAAGGACCGCTACCGGGCTTTTCGGGTTCACCGCGCGCACCACGGTGGTAACACCCGCCAGGAGGTTTTCGCGTGTGGTCTGGAATTGCATCGGTCTCACTACCTCCAGACGTTGGGATAAATCTTATATTGGATCAACCAGTAGTTCCAGTAGTAAGTGCTGGTGATTGTGTGCAAAATCGCTTCCGTCCCGGATGGTCCTCCGCACCGGCGGTGTGGACAAGACTGTTTATGGTTTCTGGATAAGCTGGATCAATTCGTTGATTATTTCCTGGACGTTGGGATCGTTTTGGATTTGCTGATTAATCTTTTCACAGGCGTGCAGGACGGTGGTATGATCCCGCCCTCCGAATTCGTCCCCAATCTTGGGGAGAGAGAGATTGGTCAGTTCACGGGTCAGGTACATGGCGATCTGGCGCGGATAGGCGACGATTCGGGTCCTTTTTTTGGCCTTCAAGTCCTCCGGCCGCAGCTTGTAGTAGCCGGCCACCACCTGCTGAACGAGGGAGCAGGTAATTTGCTTAGGTTGGTGCGGCGGCAGGATGCCTTTTAATATTTCGGCCGCTTTTTCCGGAGACACGGTGGACTGGTTCAGGGAAGCGTGGGCAGAGACTTGGATAAGTGCCCCTTCCAGTTCCCGGATGTTGGCTTGAATTCGGTCGGCGATAAAAAGAATAGTCTCATCGGGAACGAGACCGTTTTCTTCAAACTGAAGCTTTTTGCGGAGAATGGCGATCCGGGTCTCGAGGTCGGGAGGCTGGATATCGGCGATCAATCCCCATTCAAAGCGTGAACGCAGCCTTTCTTCCAGCATTGGAATCTCTTTGGGCGGCCGGTCGCTCGAAATCACAATCTGCTTGGCATCCTCGTAAAGGCTGTTGAAAGTGTGGAAAAACTCCTCCTGGGTGCGTTCTTTGCCGGCCACGAACTGGATGTCGTCAACCAACAAAATGTCGGTGCTGCGGTACTTACTGCGAAACTGTGGGGTTTGGTCGTTTTTGATGGCGTTAATCAGTTCGTTGGTGAAACGCTCGGACGTAACGTATGCCACCCGGTAGCGCCGGTGATGGCCGAGAATATGGTGTCCAACGGCATGCATGAGGTGAGTCTTTCCCAAACCCACGCCGCCGTACAAAAACAGCGGGTTATAGGCTTTGACCGGGGTGTTGGCGACCGCGAACGAAGCGGCGTGGGCGAACCGGTTGCTGTTGCCGACCACAAAAGAGTCAAAAGTGTACTTCGGATTAAGTGCCGAAAGATCGGTGGGAAGCTTATCTGATGGTTTGGCGAGGTATTTTTCCACTTCCGGCACTTCACGCGTCAGCAGAAACTTGATGGCCACTTCATGTCCGGCCAGGTTTTCAAAAGAATGCTTAAGTAGAGGCGCGTAGCGTTCGTGCAGCCAATCACGGGAAAAATGATTGGGTACTTCAATCAGCAGGGTGTTATTGTGGTAAGCCGCGGGACGCAGCGGTTTGAGCCAGTAGTTGTAAGACTGCCGGTTCACCGACTTCTCAAGACCCTGCATCAGTTGCTTCCAGATAGACTCTATTTCGGCTGGAATCATAACGGCCTCCCGGAAAAAACTCGCTGGTGCACATCTATCCGAGTAAGTATGTTCAAACGCTCCTGAATGGCCTAGACCACCCGGAAACAATATCTTAAAACATAAGGATACCAGATTCTTTACGGTTTGGCAACGAGTGCAAAACGCCGCCAAAAAACCGTGGCGTGGCGGGGCGAGGGAATTTGGACGCCTTGACTGGGGTCGGAAGAATAAATTATAATGAACGGTGACTCCTGATCGGTTTCCAGAAATGCCCGGAGGTGTAAGTCAATGAAACGGACCTATCAACCCAAAAAGAGAAAAAGAAAACGCTTACACGGATTTCTAACCCGCATGCGGACCGGATCCGGGCGAAACGTGATCAGGCGCAGGCGGGCAAAAGGCAGAAGAGTGCTTACGGCCTGAGTTGGCTTTCTTGTTGCCGGGGAAGAACTCTTGAGGATGCAGGACTTGGTTAATGGGAATAATCACCATTAAGAAGAACCGGGAGTTTCGCCAGGTGTTTGCCCGCGGCAGATATAGTTCCGACCGGTTGCTGGTGGTATACCGAGCGGCCAATGGGAGCGGGCGGCGGCGTTTCGGCGTAACGGTGAGTAGGAAGTTGGGGGGCGCCGTCGTGCGGAACAGGGTACGGCGCCGCCTGAAGGAGATCTGCCGGCTGAACCAGGAAGCATTTCCTTCGGGATACGACTACGTGATAGTGGCCCGGCCCCCGGCTGCGGAATGTGACCATCAGGTGCTGGCGGGCAGCTTGTTGAAATTGGTGGGAAGCTTAAAATGAATGGGCCGCGAAAACTGGCCATCGGGTTGATAAAGGGATACCAAATGGCTGTTTCACCGTTGTTTCCGTCAACGTGCCGGTTTTACCCCACATGTTCCGAGTACGCCGTACAGGCGATCGGCAAGTACGGTCTCGTGCGCGGCGGGTTGAAAGCGGTGCGGCGCATTCTGCGGTGTCATCCGTTTTCGCCGGGTGGTTACGATCCGGCTTAAGTCTTTTCTTGGGGGTTAAGAGTTGTTTGCAGCTTTAATCGACGGCATGACCGCCTTGATCAACTGGCTGTACCACCTTACGGTGAGTATGGGCCTGCCCAGCTACGGTATAGCGATCATTTTGCTGACCATCTTAATTAAGCTCTTACTGCACCCGATCACACGGATTCAGATGCGCTCCATGGCCAAGATGTCCCAACTGCAGCCGGAAATCAAGGCCATCCAGGACCGGTACGGCAAAGACAAGCAGCAGATGCAGACCAAGATCATGGAACTTTACAAGGAGCGGAAGGTCAACCCGATGTCGGGGTGTCTCTTGCTCCTGGTGCAGTTGCCGTTCATGATCGCCCTGTACCAAGCCTTATGGAATTTTGCCTACGTCAACCCGGCCCACGCCGGGTTCCTGTGGGTGGAAAATCTGAGCCTCACGGATCCGCTGTTCATCCTGCCGGTACTGGCGGCGGTGACCACCTTCGTCCAGTTCAAGCTGACGATGTCGATAAACAAAGGCGGCGGCAACCCGAGCCAGGAACAAATGCAAAAGGTGATGCTCACCGTAATGCCGGTGTTTATCGGCTGGATCAGCGCCACGCTTCCGGCCGGCCTGTCGGTCTACTGGGTGACATTTAACCTGGTCAGTATCGTCCAGCAGTCTTTCATCAACAAGCAAATCCTCGCGGACCGGTCGGCTATTGAGCAGGAGCGGGAGAAATCGCGCCTGGTGACGGCCCCGGCGGCGGCAGAGGTTGGGGCGCCGGCCTCCGGTGAGGGGCCGGGCGCGAAGCGCCCGGCGGCGGATCGGGCCGGGACGGCGAGACAAACCAGCGGCAAGGGCAAGCGAAGCAAGGAGGGAACGGCTCAGGGTGAAGGCAATCGAAGGAAGCGGAAAAAACGTGGAGGAGGCGGCCGAGGAGGCGCTTAGACAACTTGGGGTGGCGCGCGACCGCGTCGAAATTGAAGTCCTTGAAGAGGCGTCCAGGGGTTTTCTGGGCTTGTTGGGAAGCCGCCCGGCCCGGGTCCGCGTGGTGGTGAAGGAGACCGTTACCGACCGGGCCCGCGGTTTTCTGGAACAGGTCGTCGGCGCAATGGGCGTGCAAGCGGACATCGTGGTGGAGGAGAAAGACGAAGAGATCAGTGTCGGCCTGGAAGGCAAGCACTTGGGCGTCCTGATCGGCCGAAGGGGCGAAACGCTGAACGCCTTGCAATATCTCTTAAACCTGTCGGCGAACAAGGATCAGGCCGAGCGCCGGAAGATCGTCCTGGATGTGGAGGGCTACCGCAAAAAGCGGGAAGACACCCTGGTCAAGTTGGCGGTCAAGTTGGCCGAAAAGGCCGGACGGCGCGGGCGGAGCGTGGTGCTGGAGCCAATGAGCCCGCAGGAACGGCGGATCATCCACATGACACTCCGGGGAAGGGACGATATCTACACCTTCAGTGAAGGAGAAGAGCCCTTCCGCAAGATTATAATCGCTCCCCGAAAGTAGGTGCGGGAACGGTTGCTGCACGACACCATCGCCGCCGTGGCCACGCCGCCGGGAGAAGGGGGCATCGGGATCATCCGGATCAGCGGACCCGGCGCCTTGGACGTGGCCGGCCGGGTATTCAGGCCGGCGGGAAGGAGAGAATGGCGGGCGGGCCGCTTCCAGATGTACTACGGGCATGTGGTCGATCCGGGAACCGGGGAAACCGTTGACGAGGTACTGGTGTCCGTGATGTGCGCCCCAAAGAGCTACACCCGGGAAGACGTGGTGGAAATCAACGGCCACGGCGGGGTCTTGGCCCTGCAGCGGATCCTCAAGTTGGTGCTGGATTGCGGGGCCAGGTTGGCCACACCCGGGGAGTTCACGCAGCGAGCCTTTTTGAACGGGCGGTTGGACCTGGTCCAGGCGGAAGCCGTTCTGGACGTGATCCGGGCGCGGACGGGCTCCGGGCTTCAGGTGGCGCTGAGCCAGTTGCGCGGTGCGCTATCGGATAGAATCGGGGCGGTACGGGAATCCCTGTGGCAGGTGCTGGCCGAAATTGAGGCCAGCATTGATTTTCCGGAAGAAGACGACGTGCCGAAAACCGGACTGGAAGCGCTGGCTGATCGTCTGGCCGCGCTTGAAAATGATTGCGCCCAACTTCTGGAAGGGGCCGAGGCGGGAAGGGTGTACCGGGAAGGGCTGGGGGTGGCCATCGTTGGGAAACCGAACGTGGGCAAGTCTTCCCTGCTCAACGCCCTGCTCCGTGAAAAGAGGGCCATTGTCACCGACATACCCGGCACCACCCGGGACGTCATCGAGGAAACGGTCAACATTAAGGGTCTGCCGGTGCGCCTGCTGGATACCGCCGGCTTAAGGGAGACCACGGACACCGTGGAGCGGCTGGGCGTGGCCCGGACCCGGGACGCGGCGTCCGGGGCCGATCTGGTGGTGGTGGTTTTGGACGCCGCCACCGGACTGGAGGACGAGGACCGCCGGGTACTGGCGCTGGTCCACGGGAAA
The sequence above is drawn from the Bacillota bacterium genome and encodes:
- a CDS encoding DNA replication/repair protein RecF; this encodes MRLLRIKAGNFRNLRHLDVQPSAGLNVLRGRNAQGKTNFIEAVFFALRGYSFRSQRERELVTWDQKTSFVEALLEDRNGRTTVRTEFDSTGKRAVWAGEPVGKAERAGRLGTVLFTPADLDLVKCGPRERRRFLDFELGVFVPGYFSTLRLYRRAVEQRNHLLRMGGGSKSFDTLELWTDQVCEYGTVLLSGRLEILREFAPAACRLFGAWAGEELSIRYRSSVELSNGARKPGSDDLRQTLAAVRREEVRAGQTKAGPHLDDLTFLVNGRESRVFASQGQQRSVVLALKLAQVFLWRRHTGEAPVVLLDDVLSEFDRERRDKVLETLQDDIQAFITAGEAVLGAGRVFCVHSGNIQEES
- the rnpA gene encoding ribonuclease P protein component, whose translation is MGIITIKKNREFRQVFARGRYSSDRLLVVYRAANGSGRRRFGVTVSRKLGGAVVRNRVRRRLKEICRLNQEAFPSGYDYVIVARPPAAECDHQVLAGSLLKLVGSLK
- the remB gene encoding extracellular matrix regulator RemB, translated to MFLHLGADVMIPKQDIIAILDVYTGLVDPTRDFLKMARSQGLVETIGEPEKVRTYVITTDTVYLSPISCGTLKKRTGLAHPGLIDF
- the jag gene encoding RNA-binding cell elongation regulator Jag/EloR, which encodes MKAIEGSGKNVEEAAEEALRQLGVARDRVEIEVLEEASRGFLGLLGSRPARVRVVVKETVTDRARGFLEQVVGAMGVQADIVVEEKDEEISVGLEGKHLGVLIGRRGETLNALQYLLNLSANKDQAERRKIVLDVEGYRKKREDTLVKLAVKLAEKAGRRGRSVVLEPMSPQERRIIHMTLRGRDDIYTFSEGEEPFRKIIIAPRK
- the dnaN gene encoding DNA polymerase III subunit beta, whose protein sequence is MQFQTTRENLLAGVTTVVRAVNPKSPVAVLSGILFEAATGGMSGQDQVSLTGSNLDLTIWRTIPAQVTDPGAYVIGARQLAEIVRRLPDVPVVVTADSERNSVELSYANNYARLNGFHAAEFPRLADRSRAGAAGGGERLSITAPSKLFHNLFRRVIYAVGTDDLRPIFTGVLLEVDEGEIRTVATDTHRLAMHRVDYEGEPENRKMQVIVSGRALGELVRVLSQAEEELFELSITESYVMFSVGPIRILSRLIVGTYPDYRQIMPRAHHTKVSGIEASILLQMVERAATLAQDGSPVINLQLGSGVLKITAQSEAGSIHEEMPVDLTGQELEISFNAKYLEEALRWCESAQLVLEFHGPAGPVIIRPLGDRDTYLALVLPVRLF
- the yidD gene encoding membrane protein insertion efficiency factor YidD gives rise to the protein MNGPRKLAIGLIKGYQMAVSPLFPSTCRFYPTCSEYAVQAIGKYGLVRGGLKAVRRILRCHPFSPGGYDPA
- the mnmE gene encoding tRNA uridine-5-carboxymethylaminomethyl(34) synthesis GTPase MnmE, which produces MLHDTIAAVATPPGEGGIGIIRISGPGALDVAGRVFRPAGRREWRAGRFQMYYGHVVDPGTGETVDEVLVSVMCAPKSYTREDVVEINGHGGVLALQRILKLVLDCGARLATPGEFTQRAFLNGRLDLVQAEAVLDVIRARTGSGLQVALSQLRGALSDRIGAVRESLWQVLAEIEASIDFPEEDDVPKTGLEALADRLAALENDCAQLLEGAEAGRVYREGLGVAIVGKPNVGKSSLLNALLREKRAIVTDIPGTTRDVIEETVNIKGLPVRLLDTAGLRETTDTVERLGVARTRDAASGADLVVVVLDAATGLEDEDRRVLALVHGKPAVVLINKVDLAPAGIDPEAVRALVDGPVLKAAVTEGRGLAELEETIAGLVLGGRVTGQHTVLVSNVRHQHALEQAGRHLAEAGSAVVSGMPLEMAAIDIRNALEALGAITGETAAEDLLDRIFSNFCIGK
- a CDS encoding YidC/Oxa1 family membrane protein insertase, with the translated sequence MFAALIDGMTALINWLYHLTVSMGLPSYGIAIILLTILIKLLLHPITRIQMRSMAKMSQLQPEIKAIQDRYGKDKQQMQTKIMELYKERKVNPMSGCLLLLVQLPFMIALYQALWNFAYVNPAHAGFLWVENLSLTDPLFILPVLAAVTTFVQFKLTMSINKGGGNPSQEQMQKVMLTVMPVFIGWISATLPAGLSVYWVTFNLVSIVQQSFINKQILADRSAIEQEREKSRLVTAPAAAEVGAPASGEGPGAKRPAADRAGTARQTSGKGKRSKEGTAQGEGNRRKRKKRGGGGRGGA
- the dnaA gene encoding chromosomal replication initiator protein DnaA, whose translation is MIPAEIESIWKQLMQGLEKSVNRQSYNYWLKPLRPAAYHNNTLLIEVPNHFSRDWLHERYAPLLKHSFENLAGHEVAIKFLLTREVPEVEKYLAKPSDKLPTDLSALNPKYTFDSFVVGNSNRFAHAASFAVANTPVKAYNPLFLYGGVGLGKTHLMHAVGHHILGHHRRYRVAYVTSERFTNELINAIKNDQTPQFRSKYRSTDILLVDDIQFVAGKERTQEEFFHTFNSLYEDAKQIVISSDRPPKEIPMLEERLRSRFEWGLIADIQPPDLETRIAILRKKLQFEENGLVPDETILFIADRIQANIRELEGALIQVSAHASLNQSTVSPEKAAEILKGILPPHQPKQITCSLVQQVVAGYYKLRPEDLKAKKRTRIVAYPRQIAMYLTRELTNLSLPKIGDEFGGRDHTTVLHACEKINQQIQNDPNVQEIINELIQLIQKP
- the gyrB gene encoding DNA topoisomerase (ATP-hydrolyzing) subunit B, with amino-acid sequence MEKNGSEYRAEDIQVLEGLEAVRKRPSMYIGSAGPKGLHHLIFEVVDNSVDEALAGFCDYIEVVIHADNSVTVTDNGRGIPVDIHPQVGRPALEVVLTRLHAGGKFGGTQYKISGGLHGVGVSVVNALSSRMEVEVKRDGYRYRQYFERGLPAGEMELLDEAIDTGTRVTFAPDPDIFEEVEFQYDVVAKRLRELSFLNAGVTLVLRDERGIHAGGSVREKVYQYAGGIRDFVRHLNVHKDVLPADPVYVEDHKNGVLVEAAVQYVVNSDRELIFSYANTIHTIDGGAHEAGFKSALTRTINDYARKYNLVKNDSLSGEDIREGLTAVLNVKVPEPQFEGQTKTKLGNSEVRGVVDWVVSQRLAAYLEEHPSEARQIVQRAVVASRAREAARRARELTKRKSLLESSTLPGKLADCSRRDPQHSELYLVEGDSAGGSAKQGRDREFQAILPLRGKILNAEKARRDKLLGNEEIRALITAIGTGFGEDFDLAKARYHRIVIMTDADVDGSHIRTLLLTFFYRYMKPLIDAGYVYIAQPPLYKVSGKGRKNGVYLYNDQQLEQFFRENGRQNWSIQRYKGLGEMNPEQLWDTTLDPGNRTMLQVTLEDALAAELLLSTLMGEQVEPRREFIQQHAREVRNLDV
- the rpmH gene encoding 50S ribosomal protein L34, which codes for MKRTYQPKKRKRKRLHGFLTRMRTGSGRNVIRRRRAKGRRVLTA